In Carya illinoinensis cultivar Pawnee chromosome 10, C.illinoinensisPawnee_v1, whole genome shotgun sequence, one DNA window encodes the following:
- the LOC122278565 gene encoding ATP-dependent DNA helicase PIF1-like, protein MWTIRKKQVVIGRIVTANPFEGERYYLRMLLNHIRGPLSFDHLKTVNGILAPTFREAATMYGLLQRDDSLEECLYEASLYQMPFSLRRLFATILVYCNPTNPRDLWERFEQDMSADFQLVESSSSTVRTETLRSISTIFESMGRNINSFHLINQNIDFDQDEFLFREIDDKLAVPIPEEDLHASTLLNCEQQNAYNSILQKVLSDEPAMFFIDGPGGTGKTFLYKALLATTRTKQLIALATASSGVAASILPGGRTAHSRFKIPLHTNKNLTCSVSKQSGLARLLQKVKLIIWDEAPMSRKESIEALDKMLKDINDSELSFGGKVIVFGGDFRQILPVVPKGTRQQQIDASLVSSYLWPKLTKIRLTENMRARLDPDFSKYILDLGNGLPPITINECIRIPAVMLIPYENDAASLDHLVDTVFHNISDYSTNISSMMNRAILTPKNSYVDEINTLLIQRFPGELKQYYSFDETIDASEQAVMEDFLHTLTPNGLPPHELLLKQNCPIMLLRNINPSEGLCNGTRLICRNFDRNVIHAEIAVGHHSGKKVFIPRIPFLPNPDENSGFPFKRTQFPVKLSFAMSINKSQGQTLDFVGIYLPHPVFSHGQLYVALSRAKTISAIKILIRPISTDEPEKNCTKNIVYIDLLTLASSD, encoded by the coding sequence ATGTGGACTATTCGAAAAAAACAGGTTGTGATAGGTCGAATTGTTACAGCAAATCCTTTTGAAGGAGAAAGGTATTATCTGCGGATGTTATTAAATCATATAAGAGGTCCTTTATCATTTGATCATCTCAAAACTGTCAATGGTATCTTGGCCCCCACATTTCGTGAAGCTGCAACTATGTATGGTTTATTACAGAGAGATGACAGTTTAGAAGAATGCTTATATGAAGCCTCTCTTTACCAAATGCCTTTCAGTTTAAGAAgactatttgcaacaattttggtTTACTGTAATCCTACAAATCCAAGAGATCTCTGGGAACGCTTTGAACAAGATATGTCTGCTGATTTTCAATTAGTTGAAAGTTCTTCATCAACTGTTAGAACTGAGACTTTACGCTCCATCTCCACAATATTTGAATCAATGGGTAGAAACATTAATTCGTTCCATCTTATCAACCAAAACATTGATTTTGATCAAGATGAGTTTTTGTTTAGAGAAATTGATGATAAATTAGCTGTTCCAATTCCAGAAGAAGATCTTCACGCATCAACACTGCTTAATTGCGAACAACAAAATGCTTATAATTCTATCTTACAAAAAGTTTTGTCAGATGAACCTGCGATGTTCTTTATTGATGGTCCTGGTGGTACAGGAAAAACATTTTTATACAAAGCACTCCTTGCTACAACAAGAACAAAGCAATTAATTGCTCTTGCAACTGCTTCATCTGGTGTAGCTGCATCAATCTTACCTGGAGGTCGAACTGCACATTCACGATTCAAAATTCCACTACATACCAACAAAAATCTCACATGTAGTGTCAGCAAACAAAGTGGACTTGCAAGATTACTACAAAAAGTAAAGTTGATCATATGGGATGAAGCCCCTATGTCAAGAAAAGAATCTATAGAAGCATTGGATAAAATGCTAAAGGATATTAATGATTCAGAATTATCTTTTGGTGGAAAAGTTATTGTATTTGGTGGAGACTTTCGTCAGATTCTACCTGTGGTCCCAAAAGGAACAAGACAACAACAGATTGATGCCAGCTTAGTTTCTTCCTACCTATGGCCAAAATTGACAAAAATTCGTTTAACTGAAAATATGCGTGCAAGATTAGATCCAGACTTCTCAAAATACATATTGGATTTAGGGAATGGGTTACCACCAATCACAATTAATGAATGCATCAGAATTCCTGCAGTCATGTtaattccatatgaaaatgatgcTGCTTCTTTGGATCATTTGGTGGATActgtttttcataatatttctgaTTATTCAACAAATATTTCAAGCATGATGAATCGAGCTATATTGACACCAAAAAACAGttatgttgatgaaataaaCACTTTGTTGATTCAGAGATTTCCTGGAgagttaaaacaatattacAGTTTTGATGAAACAATCGATGCATCTGAACAGGCAGTCATGGAAGATTTCTTACATACTTTAACACCAAATGGACTTCCTCCACATGAATTATTGTTGAAACAAAACTGTCCAATCATGTTATTGAGAAACATCAATCCTTCAGAAGGGCTATGCAATGGAACACGACTAATCTGTCGCAATTTTGATCGTAATGTTATTCATGCAGAAATTGCAGTTGGTCATCACAGTGGCAAAAAGGTTTTTATTCCAAGAATTCCATTTTTACCAAATCCTGATGAAAACAGTGGTTTCCCATTCAAACGAACTCAATTCCCTGTTAAACTAAGCTTTGCAATGAGTATAAACAAGTCACAAGGACAGACATTAGATTTTGTTGGGATATATTTGCCACATCCAGTTTTCTCACATGGACAATTATATGTAGCTTTATCAAGAGCTAAGACTATTTCTGCAATCAAGATTCTAATACGACCAATCTCAACTGATGAACCAGAAAAAaactgcacaaaaaatattgtctaCATAGACTTATTAACATTGGCCTCCTCTGACTGA
- the LOC122278566 gene encoding uncharacterized protein LOC122278566 codes for MPHCQHCKAKRFFHETNNFCCADGSISLVTNDVPDQLYNLFVSNTAESTQFRTYVRTYNNKFAFTSFGVKFDRNLCRRNRGIYTFRAQGQIYHYLPDLIPSDGQPSNLQLYFYDIEHEFENRIVDSIRMDPSIIAQLMDLLRVNPYSTFFRSIGDLPNLEYQKICIKSDPGLDQRVFNAPTSSEVAAIWVENDDSEHLTPRDIFVFNHVGGSHLVQYYFGCYDPLQYPLLFPLGDIGWHQGIQRINKRIASVFANNCTTQLIDPHQSTSAEELLRREEQVLKKKRKDHIVSCREYYCYKLQIRENLKSILLISGRLLQQFVVDMYIKIETSRAKLEDLKYELFKREIFGKISAYVYVIEHQKRGLPHAHFLIILRQDWKLYAPESFDEIVSAELPDKDNNLHLYTAVIKHMMHGPCGVLNPTNVCMKKHGCCKNNYPKQFVSNTVIGNDCFPIYKRCNNGRTAKIRGHDLDNRWVVPYNPYLLAMFDCHIYVEICSTIKAVKYLYQYIYKGHDRVAFNLVSEQSTQQIDEIERFQSARWITPPEAMWRIFGFIINEVHPAVYSLHLHLENSTKLLSVHMKT; via the exons ATGCCACATTGTCAGCATTGCAAAGCAAAAAGAttctttcatgaaacaaacaATTTCTGCTGTGCTGATGGATCAATCTCTTTGGTTACAAATGATGTTCCAGATCAACTCTATAATCTGTTTGTTTCAAATACTGCTGAATCTACACAATTTCGGACATATGTTCGAACGTACAACAACAAATTTGCTTTCACATCTTTTGGAGTTAAATTTGATAGAAATTTATGTCGAAGAAACAGAGGAATATATACATTTCGAGCTCAAGGTCAAATTTATCACTATCTCCCTGATTTGATTCCTTCAGATGGTCAACCTTCTAATTTGCAGCTATATTTCTATGACATTGAACATGAATTCGAGAATCGCATTGTTGACTCAATCAGAATGGATCCTTCTATTATTGCTCAACTTATGGATCTCCTTCGTGTAAATCcatattcaacattttttcgATCTATTGGTGATTTACCAAATTTAGAATATCAAAAAATCTGTATAAAATCAGATCCTGGTTTAGATCAACGGGTGTTTAATGCCCCAACATCATCAGAAGTTGCAGCTATTTGGGTTGAAAATGATGATTCAGAACATTTAACACCTCGTGATATTTTCGTATTTAATCATGTTGGCGGGAGTCATttagttcaatattattttggatgCTATGATCCACTTCAGTATCCTCTGTTGTTTCCTCTCGGAGATATTGGATGGCACCAAGGCATACAAAGAATTAACAAAAGAATTGCATCTGTATTTGCCAATAACTGCACAACTCAATTAATTGATCCTCATCAATCAACATCAGCAGAAGAATTACTCAGAAGAGAAGAACAAG ttttaaagaaaaagagaaaagatcaCATTGTTTCTTGCCGTGAATATTACTGTTACAAGTTGCAAATCAGAGAAAATCTGAAATCTATTCTTCTAATCTCTGGCCGACTTCTtcaacaatttgttgttgacATGTATATCAAGATAGAGACTTCAAG AGCAAAATTAGAGGATCTGAAGTATGAACTATTCAAACGagaaatatttggaaaaatctcagcatatgtttatgttattgagCACCAAAAAAGAGGACTTCCACATGCTCATTTCTTAATTATATTGCGTCAAGATTGGAAATTATACGCACCAGAATCTTTTGATGAGATCGTATCTGCTGAATTACCTGACAAAGACAACAACTTACATCTCTATACAGCTGTTATTAAGCATATGATGCATGGCCCATGTGGAGTTCTAAATCCAAcaaatgtatgcatgaaaaaacaTGGTTGTTGCAAAAATAATTACCCAAAACAGTTTGTCTCAAACACTGTTATTGGAAATGATTGCTTCCCAATATACAAACGCTGCAACAATGGAAGAACAGCCAAAATCAGAGGACATGATTTAGATAATCGTTGGGTTGTTCCATATAACCCTTATTTACTTGCAATGTTTGACTGCCATATTTATGTTGAGATATGTTCTACAATAAAAGCTGTCAAGTATCTCTACCAATACATTTATAAAGGCCATGATCGTGTTGCCTTCAATCTGGTTTCTGAACAAAGCACTCAACAGATTGATGAAATTGAAAGATTTCAATCAGCTCGATGGATTACTCCACCAGAGGCTATGTGGAGAATATTTGGCTTTATTATCAATGAGGTTCATCCAGCAGTCTATAGCTTACATTTACATCTTGAAAATAGCACCAAGTTACTTTCCGTGCACATGAAAACTTAA